In Aquiflexum balticum DSM 16537, a single genomic region encodes these proteins:
- a CDS encoding L,D-transpeptidase family protein has translation MKRYVLQVLMILFYGPVFGQQFNSENDIPNFIRNYLESQSPDERSQIAGEDLFSSVVINQFYSERHFTPAWLKDKKLLEIAYEMRYEIEQSKFDGLNPNDYHLALINSYFERIEAGQKTGEVLNNTDLAAVDVLLTDAFVMLSSHLSKGKVDPESLKTTWNIQRNTPELRIDLRLESALANGSIRKSFEELYPSFTIYKKMRDGLRQLFDDQDRFTKGTLATWKPLKTDKSIKPGESNNVIPEIRERLYFWNFLQPYEPIEEKIYDSIMESGIKILQKRHGLEPDGVIGQGTIRASNMTPEQLIKTASVNLERLRWLPDSIKDMELILVNTANFQLDFIQKRDTVLTSRVIVGKSYHSTPQFNAPMAYIVFSPTWTVPSSITRNEIIPAVKKDNQYLAKKNMKLLTSSGTIVDPNTIDWSKVNPRNFPYIVRQEPGEQNSLGLVKFMFPNKYSVYIHDTPSRSLFAREDRALSHGCIRIQKPFELAKLLLSFDANWTDEKIRNAMNQTKEQTVMLDRKIPVVILYLTSWTDGKGNSYFREDIYDRDPEIFSSLQKIK, from the coding sequence ATGAAAAGATACGTATTGCAAGTTCTGATGATTTTGTTCTATGGACCTGTTTTTGGTCAACAGTTCAATTCAGAAAATGACATCCCAAATTTTATCAGAAACTATCTCGAAAGCCAAAGTCCGGATGAAAGATCTCAAATCGCAGGTGAAGATTTATTCAGCTCTGTAGTAATCAATCAGTTTTATAGTGAGAGACATTTTACTCCTGCTTGGTTGAAGGATAAAAAACTGTTGGAAATTGCCTATGAGATGCGGTACGAAATTGAGCAGTCAAAATTTGATGGACTGAATCCCAATGACTACCATTTGGCATTGATCAATTCATATTTTGAAAGGATAGAGGCTGGCCAAAAAACGGGTGAAGTGTTGAATAATACTGATCTAGCGGCTGTGGATGTGCTGTTGACAGATGCTTTTGTGATGTTATCTTCTCATTTGAGCAAAGGTAAAGTTGATCCCGAAAGTCTGAAGACCACTTGGAATATCCAAAGAAATACCCCTGAACTGAGGATTGATCTCAGGTTGGAATCAGCATTGGCCAATGGTAGCATCCGGAAAAGTTTTGAAGAACTTTATCCTTCATTTACCATTTACAAAAAAATGCGGGACGGTTTAAGGCAATTGTTTGATGATCAGGACAGATTTACCAAGGGGACATTGGCAACTTGGAAACCCTTGAAGACTGATAAATCTATCAAACCGGGAGAGTCAAACAATGTTATTCCGGAAATCCGGGAAAGACTTTATTTCTGGAATTTTTTGCAACCTTATGAGCCCATTGAGGAAAAGATCTATGACAGCATTATGGAGTCTGGTATAAAAATCCTTCAAAAACGTCATGGATTGGAACCTGATGGGGTGATCGGCCAAGGTACAATTCGAGCTTCCAATATGACTCCGGAACAACTCATCAAAACAGCTTCAGTGAATTTGGAGCGGCTGAGGTGGCTTCCTGACAGCATCAAAGACATGGAACTGATCTTGGTGAATACTGCCAATTTCCAATTGGACTTTATTCAAAAAAGAGATACAGTTCTTACTTCAAGAGTTATTGTTGGTAAAAGTTATCATTCTACCCCACAGTTCAATGCCCCGATGGCATACATAGTCTTTAGCCCTACTTGGACTGTTCCCTCCTCAATTACGAGAAATGAGATAATTCCGGCAGTAAAAAAAGACAATCAATACCTTGCCAAGAAAAATATGAAGCTGCTGACTTCATCAGGAACAATTGTGGATCCAAATACCATTGATTGGTCTAAGGTAAATCCACGCAATTTTCCTTATATCGTCAGGCAAGAACCAGGTGAGCAGAATTCACTGGGTTTGGTAAAATTTATGTTTCCCAATAAATACAGTGTTTATATTCATGACACACCATCCCGCAGCCTTTTTGCCAGAGAAGACAGGGCCCTGAGCCATGGTTGTATCAGAATCCAAAAACCTTTTGAACTTGCAAAATTACTGTTGTCATTTGATGCTAACTGGACAGATGAAAAAATCCGAAATGCAATGAATCAGACTAAAGAACAGACTGTAATGCTGGATAGAAAGATTCCTGTGGTAATCCTGTACCTGACTTCTTGGACAGACGGAAAAGGTAATTCTTATTTCAGAGAGGATATTTATGATCGGGATCCAGAGATATTCAGTTCCCTCCAAAAAATAAAGTAA
- a CDS encoding murein L,D-transpeptidase catalytic domain family protein, with product MSSESHFVELISSNNSNSAFPFPERDVLSLGIKGYLKLKDQGKLPEGKPLTIIDFSIPSSEKRMWIIDMEDGRIIHHGHVSHGRNSGDLLAKNFSNTNSSYMSSLGFYLTAETYQGKHGYSLRLDGLEKGFNDNARDRAIVIHGADYAREDFIRQTGRLGRSLGCPALPNEIAGDIIDLIKERSLLFIYGKDDNYLNQSQILNA from the coding sequence ATGTCCTCAGAAAGCCATTTTGTAGAACTTATCAGTTCCAATAATTCCAATTCAGCATTTCCCTTTCCTGAAAGAGATGTTTTATCTCTTGGTATCAAAGGTTATTTAAAATTAAAAGACCAAGGGAAATTACCCGAGGGAAAGCCGTTGACCATCATCGATTTTTCAATACCTTCTTCCGAAAAAAGAATGTGGATTATTGATATGGAAGATGGACGTATAATACATCATGGTCATGTTTCACATGGAAGAAATTCCGGTGACTTACTGGCAAAAAACTTTTCAAATACCAATTCTTCCTACATGAGTAGTTTGGGTTTTTACCTCACTGCAGAAACCTACCAAGGTAAACATGGTTATTCTTTGCGATTGGATGGCCTCGAAAAAGGATTTAACGACAATGCAAGAGACAGAGCAATAGTTATCCACGGGGCAGATTATGCGCGGGAGGATTTTATCAGACAAACCGGTAGATTAGGCAGAAGCTTGGGCTGTCCCGCTCTTCCAAACGAAATAGCAGGAGATATTATTGATTTGATCAAAGAAAGGTCTTTACTTTTTATTTATGGTAAGGACGACAATTATCTGAATCAATCCCAAATTTTAAACGCATGA
- a CDS encoding 6-pyruvoyl trahydropterin synthase family protein has translation MKVAVYRKEHFNAAHRLYNPNWSDEKNQMIFGKCNNPHYHGHNYELIVKLVGEIDPDTGYVYDMKILSDLIKENVLNRFDHKNLNLDTDEFRTINPTAENIAVVIWNILRKKIDSKHELIIRLYETERNFVEYNGN, from the coding sequence ATGAAAGTAGCAGTATATAGAAAAGAGCACTTCAATGCAGCTCATAGATTATATAACCCAAATTGGTCAGACGAAAAAAATCAGATGATATTCGGGAAATGCAATAATCCCCATTACCATGGACATAACTACGAATTGATTGTCAAATTGGTGGGTGAAATTGATCCTGATACAGGGTATGTGTATGATATGAAAATCCTGAGTGATTTGATTAAAGAGAACGTGCTTAACAGATTTGATCATAAAAACCTTAATTTAGATACTGATGAATTTAGAACTATCAATCCAACAGCGGAAAATATTGCTGTGGTTATTTGGAATATTTTAAGAAAAAAAATCGATTCAAAACACGAGTTAATAATTCGACTATATGAAACAGAAAGAAATTTTGTTGAATACAATGGGAATTAA
- the folE gene encoding GTP cyclohydrolase I FolE has translation MKQKEILLNTMGINGSRPTDEIGDEHIGTSLETPLREDAFEMDDELKIELIEKHFKEIMHILGLDLSDDSLKGTPHRVAKMYIKEIFSGLNPKNKPVAKLFENKYKYNEMLVEKDITFFSNCEHHFVPIYGKAHVAYISNGSVIGLSKINRIVQYYAKRPQVQERLTMQIGNELKEALGTDDVAVVIDAHHMCVSTRGVQDVNSSTVTSFYSGKFDRDDNTKSEFMKYISL, from the coding sequence ATGAAACAGAAAGAAATTTTGTTGAATACAATGGGAATTAATGGTTCCCGTCCTACGGATGAAATAGGAGACGAACATATTGGAACCTCACTTGAAACTCCCCTAAGAGAGGATGCATTTGAAATGGATGATGAGCTCAAAATTGAGTTGATTGAAAAGCATTTCAAGGAAATTATGCATATTCTGGGATTGGATCTTTCTGATGATAGTCTGAAAGGAACTCCCCATCGAGTAGCCAAAATGTACATAAAAGAGATTTTTAGCGGGCTGAATCCAAAAAATAAGCCCGTTGCTAAATTGTTTGAGAATAAATATAAATACAATGAAATGTTGGTAGAAAAAGACATTACTTTTTTTTCCAACTGTGAACACCACTTCGTTCCGATTTATGGCAAAGCACATGTTGCTTACATTTCAAATGGCAGTGTTATTGGGCTTTCTAAAATCAACAGGATAGTACAATACTATGCCAAAAGACCTCAGGTTCAGGAAAGATTGACAATGCAGATTGGGAATGAATTGAAAGAGGCATTGGGAACAGATGATGTGGCTGTTGTAATTGATGCACACCATATGTGTGTTTCAACCAGAGGTGTGCAGGATGTCAATAGCTCTACAGTCACCTCATTTTACAGTGGCAAATTTGATAGAGATGACAATACCAAATCAGAATTCATGAAATATATCAGTTTATAA
- a CDS encoding SDR family NAD(P)-dependent oxidoreductase: MKSKNIVIIGGNSGIGKVILEKLTEMGAKVYNYSRSGEGDHKLDVAEDFDGIPNLPEVIDGLVYCPGTINLKPFHRFTIEDFQKDYNVNVLGAVRVLQACMKGLKKSDSAAVVLFSTVAVGIGLGFHSSISSAKGAVEGLAKSLAAEWAPNKIRVNVVAPSLTDTPLASQLLGTEDKKEASNKRHPLGRYGQPEDIASAAVYLLSDNASWMTGQVMHLDGGLSSLR, from the coding sequence ATGAAAAGTAAAAACATTGTAATCATTGGAGGAAACTCTGGAATTGGGAAGGTCATTTTGGAAAAACTCACTGAAATGGGGGCTAAGGTGTATAATTATTCCAGAAGCGGAGAAGGTGATCATAAATTGGACGTCGCTGAGGATTTTGATGGTATTCCAAATTTACCCGAGGTGATTGATGGATTGGTGTATTGTCCTGGTACTATCAATTTAAAACCATTTCACCGTTTTACAATTGAAGATTTTCAAAAAGATTACAATGTAAATGTGCTAGGTGCGGTTAGAGTTTTGCAGGCCTGTATGAAAGGTTTGAAAAAATCAGATTCTGCCGCTGTGGTGCTTTTCAGTACAGTAGCAGTAGGTATTGGATTGGGCTTCCACTCTTCCATTTCCAGTGCCAAAGGTGCTGTAGAGGGATTGGCAAAATCATTGGCGGCAGAATGGGCACCCAATAAAATCAGGGTCAATGTAGTAGCCCCTTCACTAACTGATACCCCATTAGCAAGTCAGCTGTTGGGTACCGAGGATAAAAAAGAAGCTTCCAATAAAAGACATCCATTGGGAAGATATGGTCAACCTGAGGATATTGCTTCGGCTGCTGTTTACCTCTTGTCAGATAACGCAAGTTGGATGACAGGTCAGGTTATGCACCTTGATGGGGGATTGTCCTCCTTAAGGTAA
- a CDS encoding flavin reductase family protein has protein sequence MMQHFDKASILEAESFFRRDFINGLSGYKSLNLIGTKSKSGVSNLSPFSQVFHIGATPPLVGVLFRPNTVPRHTLENILETGFFTLNHVTSDFYKDAHQTAARYEGSEFDATGLKEFYLEGFYAPFVSLSPLQVGCQLVETQTLQVNGTVMVIGSIEHIRIDEKGLREDGSLDLNALGTVTVSGLDEYHIGKRLSKLSYPKPGKDLEEIL, from the coding sequence ATGATGCAGCATTTTGATAAAGCCTCGATTTTAGAGGCTGAATCTTTTTTTAGAAGAGACTTCATCAATGGCCTCTCAGGTTATAAAAGTCTCAACCTCATTGGTACAAAAAGTAAATCAGGCGTATCCAACCTTTCTCCATTTTCACAGGTTTTTCACATAGGGGCCACACCCCCTTTGGTGGGAGTTCTTTTCAGGCCAAATACTGTTCCCAGGCATACACTGGAAAACATCCTTGAAACTGGATTTTTCACACTCAATCATGTCACATCGGATTTTTATAAAGATGCGCATCAGACTGCAGCAAGATATGAAGGGTCTGAATTTGATGCTACAGGATTGAAAGAATTTTATCTTGAAGGGTTTTATGCTCCTTTTGTTTCATTAAGTCCATTGCAGGTGGGTTGCCAATTGGTAGAAACCCAGACCCTTCAAGTAAATGGTACAGTAATGGTCATTGGGTCTATTGAACATATCAGAATAGATGAAAAAGGACTTCGGGAAGATGGATCTTTGGATTTAAATGCTTTGGGTACAGTTACGGTCTCAGGTTTGGACGAATACCATATTGGTAAGAGATTGTCCAAATTAAGCTATCCCAAGCCGGGAAAGGATTTAGAAGAGATTCTTTAG
- a CDS encoding ligase-associated DNA damage response exonuclease: MNLLELTPSGLYCPQADIFIDPWRPVEKAIITHAHADHSRYGMKHYLAHHHSAEVMKLRLGQDISLETLDYNEPILINGVKISLHPAGHIPGSSQIRLELKGKTVVVSGDYKVEDDGLSAPFEAVKCQEFVSECTFGLPIYKWQAQKEIFDSLNNWWRSNAEKGLNSVVFAYSLGKAQRIINHLDYSIGEVFAHGAIWNTNQALMASGVKVIDIPKVTQEVPKSRFKGALIIAPPSAMGSPWMKKFSPYRTGICSGWMNIRGARRRRAADAGFVLSDHADWEGLISAIKATDAEKVYLTHGSTAVFGRYLEEVEKIQAVELETLFEGENGSETGD, encoded by the coding sequence ATGAACCTTTTAGAACTGACCCCTTCTGGTTTATACTGCCCCCAAGCAGATATTTTTATCGATCCATGGAGGCCGGTTGAAAAGGCCATCATTACCCACGCACATGCTGACCATTCCCGGTATGGGATGAAGCATTACCTCGCCCATCACCATTCCGCTGAAGTGATGAAACTCCGACTTGGCCAGGATATTTCCTTGGAAACTTTAGACTACAATGAGCCAATTCTTATTAATGGTGTAAAAATCTCGCTTCACCCTGCAGGCCATATTCCAGGATCTTCCCAGATCAGATTAGAGCTCAAAGGAAAAACAGTTGTAGTCAGCGGGGATTATAAGGTGGAAGATGATGGACTTTCCGCACCATTTGAAGCAGTGAAATGCCAGGAGTTTGTGTCAGAATGTACCTTTGGCTTGCCCATCTATAAATGGCAGGCCCAGAAGGAGATTTTCGATAGCCTGAACAATTGGTGGAGATCTAATGCTGAAAAGGGCCTCAATTCTGTTGTTTTCGCTTATTCTTTAGGTAAAGCTCAACGCATCATCAATCATCTTGATTATTCCATTGGGGAGGTTTTTGCCCATGGTGCCATATGGAATACCAACCAAGCTTTGATGGCCAGTGGGGTAAAAGTCATTGATATACCCAAGGTAACACAGGAAGTGCCCAAAAGCAGGTTTAAAGGCGCTTTGATCATTGCCCCACCATCTGCAATGGGAAGTCCTTGGATGAAGAAGTTTTCACCTTACCGTACAGGAATCTGCTCAGGTTGGATGAATATCCGTGGAGCAAGACGCCGCCGTGCTGCCGATGCCGGATTTGTACTCTCTGACCATGCAGATTGGGAGGGGCTGATTTCTGCCATCAAGGCAACCGATGCAGAGAAAGTTTACCTCACCCATGGAAGCACCGCAGTTTTTGGAAGGTATTTGGAAGAAGTAGAAAAAATCCAGGCAGTGGAATTGGAGACACTTTTTGAAGGAGAGAATGGGAGTGAAACGGGGGATTGA
- a CDS encoding phosphotriesterase family protein, with product MKRNIIPFLVIFIIFSCIDQKSTYIQTVSGKISADQMGLTLIHEHILVDFIGADSTGYHRWDKDSVIQRVLPFLEELKVRGVKTIVECTPSYLGKDPVLLNKLTELTGIRFLTNTGYYGAVGTKYLPEHALDESAVQLANRWIKEFREGIETTGIKPGFIKISVNEGAILSDMDKKLVQAAAITHLETGLLIVSHTGTWKTAKAEIDVLKESGVDVSNFVWVHAQTEKDFNNYKKAAESGVWISLDGIAWDVPGHLDRIVFCKENQILDRVLLSHDAGWYSPGEPGGGNIVGYTDLFDELIPLMKEKGFTQKELDLMLIENPAKAFSIE from the coding sequence ATGAAAAGGAACATAATCCCCTTCTTGGTAATTTTTATCATTTTTTCATGTATTGACCAAAAGTCCACCTATATCCAAACTGTCTCCGGAAAAATCAGTGCAGATCAAATGGGCTTGACCTTGATTCATGAACATATTTTGGTAGACTTTATAGGCGCAGATTCCACAGGCTATCACCGTTGGGATAAGGATTCTGTTATTCAGAGGGTACTCCCATTTTTGGAGGAATTAAAAGTCAGGGGAGTCAAAACCATAGTCGAATGTACCCCTTCTTATTTGGGGAAAGATCCTGTTTTATTGAATAAACTTACAGAATTGACCGGAATCCGTTTTTTGACCAATACGGGTTACTACGGAGCGGTGGGAACTAAATATTTGCCGGAACATGCTTTAGATGAATCTGCAGTACAATTGGCCAATCGTTGGATAAAGGAATTCAGAGAGGGAATAGAAACCACTGGGATCAAGCCCGGATTTATAAAAATTTCCGTCAATGAAGGAGCTATACTTTCTGACATGGACAAAAAGCTCGTTCAGGCCGCAGCCATCACACATTTGGAGACAGGACTTCTCATTGTTTCCCATACAGGAACTTGGAAAACCGCAAAAGCTGAAATTGATGTTTTAAAGGAGTCAGGAGTAGATGTCTCGAATTTTGTTTGGGTGCATGCACAGACAGAAAAAGATTTTAACAACTATAAGAAAGCTGCTGAATCAGGTGTTTGGATCAGTTTGGATGGAATTGCCTGGGATGTGCCTGGGCATCTTGATAGGATTGTCTTTTGTAAGGAAAATCAAATCTTGGACAGGGTGCTTCTTTCCCACGATGCAGGTTGGTACAGCCCCGGGGAGCCAGGTGGAGGAAATATTGTAGGTTATACAGATTTATTTGATGAGTTGATTCCCTTAATGAAAGAAAAAGGATTTACTCAAAAGGAATTGGACCTGATGCTCATAGAAAATCCGGCCAAGGCCTTTTCGATCGAGTAA